A genomic region of Catalinimonas niigatensis contains the following coding sequences:
- a CDS encoding PKD domain-containing protein — protein sequence MKNTFTIDKISGIHSDFFRKWVCIFLLASSLIYQHNTFAQCSNASNPGNNVESPPQLCAPHDFEWKVWYTVLGSPSSVEFEFIWGDEVTPGTSQIIPAIHVGSGKYEVIVPHQYKRDGEECNYNAIVYLRVNGTRCTSAFQTQNVTVWDIDNENGGRLRINPEVYRICVGDGANIRFTDNTTFNCVPASGENDRINNPVRWIQWIYGTGPVENRLANVEVNGALHTYDYEGPVEVLPGPVVASGKQSYNIQVPFTTAADLGKQFEVTLRNWNICNPYDADTTDGNYLNPLDPDGDSNYISRTARIIVVEKSAPQFRTRLDNSSGNLQSDFCISDQVYFENRTPDIADADLRWVWEFYDDDTETTLLQTKTGKHPTFTYTTPGRKAIRLTANDRNSVGNCGGTILKYINVLATPNATLDVTETNDDPLSDLCIDPINPQSIEIRFHDVSSNYDNANSTWAWNFYDPSGTLIENISGSGIQGSIDRTFDTPGTYAAELISSTTGVDCETRDTAYVHIYEVPNVDFSTDEVCATDSTTFESLASLSLSVNGDQIDTYEWDFDYDGVTFDVEATTDTDPFKHKFSTSGTFQVAHRVSTQKGSCSALIVKSVTVKPLPDVSFTADQVQGCSPLQVAFTPNTLLANQPTTINSYIWYVRDLRTNVVTNNIINPALDTFNTSFINDQPSFINHTYEVWLEAKSANSCDVTSDTITITVFPGPPSDFSVTNLNGLDTNCSPRAYDFKVNAATRSLNPDLYHWEILDLSDSSLVNDTTIAGTQNEFSYVLTNQTKIRKKFSVKLLAEKGGLCFSETEKILDVNPVPTADFSYEIIEADCESVVYKITAQEEGLFYDWQISPAPLNNPDLTERSIEVHYQKSSISAYDIRVTLLAENIVGCVSDANIQSIQIDPQENIGASFDVSPTILEIPEKTVTITNNTNPGAWTYFWDFGDGNTSSEKDPLPHTYEKHGEYMIKMRAEGLFCYEEDSAMVIIKQTLPQIDFSFSSIEGCLPLEVTFTNESLYADSSTFLWDLGDGTVTTELHPSHTYTESGIYTISLQASNELGVVMQKKIDLIVDLDKGPQADFRIRLAQSYLPGQEINFFNQSQRSEFYFWDFGDGSTSTESEPKHVYNKVGHYEIMLVTSNALGCTDTLTKPIFIEPFHPEVDFTYEPPTGCRPLTVQFRNLSRFAEPGTYRWSFGKGEGVSTEENPSYTYYEPGMYTVTLEATNSNGVTSRAVKEFSVEVYETPRASFNLRPQEAFLSEPIYFVNLSVDAKNYYWDFGDGNVSTEYEPSHVYQATGTYDVTLVAESEKGCTDTLTLVSAVIIKNGGKVNIPNAFTPNTMGPGGSDAGSANKNDVFLPVFEGVTDFHMMIYNRWGELLFESVDKTYGWDGYYKGRLCPKDVYVYKLALEFSNGKSKSIVGDLTLVR from the coding sequence ATGAAAAACACTTTTACAATTGATAAAATATCAGGTATTCATTCAGACTTTTTTCGTAAATGGGTCTGTATATTTCTTCTTGCATCCAGTTTGATTTATCAGCACAATACTTTTGCTCAGTGTTCAAATGCGTCTAATCCGGGAAACAATGTTGAAAGCCCTCCTCAGTTATGTGCGCCTCATGATTTTGAATGGAAAGTCTGGTATACGGTATTAGGATCTCCCAGTAGTGTTGAATTTGAGTTTATTTGGGGAGATGAAGTTACACCAGGTACCTCTCAGATTATTCCAGCTATTCATGTAGGAAGCGGAAAATATGAGGTTATAGTCCCACATCAATACAAAAGAGACGGAGAGGAATGTAATTACAACGCCATTGTCTATTTAAGAGTGAATGGCACAAGATGTACCAGTGCTTTCCAAACTCAGAATGTAACGGTTTGGGATATTGATAATGAAAATGGAGGCCGGTTGCGTATTAATCCTGAAGTTTATAGGATTTGTGTTGGTGATGGTGCAAATATCAGGTTTACTGACAATACAACATTTAATTGTGTACCGGCCTCTGGTGAAAACGATAGGATCAATAATCCGGTAAGGTGGATACAATGGATTTATGGTACTGGTCCTGTGGAAAATCGCCTTGCAAATGTTGAAGTAAATGGTGCCTTACATACATATGATTATGAAGGCCCAGTAGAAGTATTGCCTGGTCCGGTAGTAGCTTCTGGCAAACAAAGTTATAATATACAAGTACCTTTTACTACGGCAGCGGATTTAGGGAAGCAGTTTGAAGTAACCCTAAGAAACTGGAATATTTGTAACCCCTATGATGCCGATACTACTGATGGTAATTATCTTAATCCACTGGACCCCGATGGAGATAGTAATTACATTTCCAGGACCGCCCGAATCATTGTTGTAGAAAAATCTGCTCCACAATTTCGTACCAGGCTTGACAACAGCAGTGGAAATTTACAATCTGATTTCTGCATTAGTGATCAGGTCTATTTTGAAAACCGTACTCCTGACATTGCAGATGCTGATTTAAGATGGGTTTGGGAGTTTTATGATGATGACACTGAAACTACCTTGCTTCAAACTAAAACTGGTAAGCACCCTACCTTTACCTATACCACTCCAGGCAGAAAAGCTATCAGGCTTACTGCTAATGACAGAAACTCAGTGGGAAACTGTGGAGGAACCATCTTAAAATATATCAACGTATTAGCTACACCCAATGCTACTTTAGATGTAACGGAGACAAATGATGATCCTCTTTCTGATCTTTGCATTGACCCAATTAACCCTCAAAGCATAGAAATTCGCTTTCATGATGTATCTTCAAACTACGACAATGCTAACTCTACCTGGGCGTGGAACTTTTATGATCCATCTGGCACATTAATAGAAAACATTTCAGGAAGTGGTATTCAGGGAAGCATTGACCGAACTTTTGATACTCCCGGAACTTATGCTGCTGAGTTGATCTCTTCTACAACAGGTGTTGACTGCGAAACCAGAGATACTGCTTATGTCCATATTTATGAAGTTCCCAATGTAGATTTTAGTACTGACGAAGTATGTGCCACTGATAGCACTACTTTTGAGTCTCTGGCAAGTTTATCCCTATCCGTCAACGGAGATCAGATTGATACATATGAGTGGGACTTTGATTACGATGGCGTCACATTTGATGTTGAAGCTACCACTGATACTGATCCTTTCAAGCATAAATTTAGTACAAGTGGTACTTTTCAGGTAGCGCATCGGGTAAGCACACAAAAGGGAAGTTGCTCAGCCTTAATTGTCAAAAGTGTCACAGTAAAACCATTGCCTGATGTTAGCTTTACCGCCGATCAGGTACAGGGATGCTCTCCTTTGCAAGTAGCCTTTACTCCTAATACTTTGCTAGCCAATCAGCCGACTACTATCAATAGTTATATTTGGTATGTCCGGGACCTTAGGACCAATGTAGTCACTAACAACATAATAAATCCTGCTTTGGATACCTTTAATACTTCATTTATTAACGATCAACCTTCATTTATTAATCACACCTACGAAGTATGGCTGGAAGCCAAATCAGCCAACAGTTGTGACGTTACCAGTGACACTATAACAATTACTGTCTTTCCAGGACCTCCTTCGGATTTCAGCGTAACTAACCTGAATGGATTGGATACAAATTGTTCTCCCAGAGCATATGATTTCAAAGTGAACGCTGCTACTCGTTCATTAAATCCTGATCTATACCATTGGGAAATCCTGGATTTATCAGACAGTAGCCTTGTCAATGACACAACCATCGCAGGTACTCAGAACGAATTTTCTTATGTACTCACCAATCAAACTAAAATCAGGAAGAAATTCAGTGTTAAGCTGTTAGCAGAGAAAGGCGGTTTGTGTTTTTCTGAAACTGAAAAGATCCTAGATGTTAACCCAGTGCCTACCGCTGACTTTAGTTATGAAATTATTGAAGCAGACTGTGAATCAGTAGTATACAAAATCACTGCACAGGAAGAAGGTTTGTTTTATGATTGGCAAATTTCGCCCGCTCCTCTCAATAATCCTGACTTGACAGAAAGAAGCATAGAGGTACATTATCAGAAAAGCAGTATTTCTGCTTATGATATTAGGGTAACGCTTTTGGCTGAGAATATTGTAGGTTGTGTAAGTGATGCGAACATACAAAGCATACAGATAGACCCTCAGGAAAATATAGGTGCTTCTTTTGATGTGAGTCCAACCATACTTGAAATTCCTGAAAAGACAGTCACAATTACAAATAACACAAACCCTGGTGCCTGGACATATTTCTGGGATTTTGGTGATGGAAATACCTCTTCAGAAAAAGATCCTCTGCCTCATACCTATGAAAAGCACGGAGAATACATGATCAAAATGAGGGCTGAAGGCCTGTTTTGTTATGAGGAAGATTCAGCGATGGTCATTATCAAGCAGACTTTACCTCAAATAGATTTTAGTTTTTCAAGCATTGAAGGTTGTTTACCTCTTGAGGTTACTTTTACTAACGAATCACTATATGCAGACTCTTCTACTTTCTTGTGGGATTTAGGAGACGGCACAGTAACCACTGAGCTTCATCCTTCACATACCTACACCGAATCAGGCATTTATACAATCTCCTTGCAAGCCAGCAATGAGTTAGGTGTGGTCATGCAAAAAAAGATAGATTTGATTGTAGACCTGGACAAAGGCCCCCAGGCTGATTTCAGGATTCGTCTGGCTCAATCTTATCTGCCTGGTCAGGAAATTAATTTCTTCAATCAAAGTCAGCGTTCAGAATTTTATTTCTGGGATTTTGGCGATGGAAGTACTTCTACTGAAAGCGAGCCTAAACACGTTTATAACAAAGTAGGGCATTATGAGATCATGCTCGTCACTTCCAATGCTTTGGGCTGCACAGATACACTGACTAAGCCTATTTTTATTGAGCCATTTCATCCTGAAGTAGATTTTACCTATGAACCTCCTACCGGATGCCGTCCATTGACCGTTCAGTTCCGAAACTTATCAAGATTTGCAGAGCCAGGGACCTATCGTTGGAGCTTCGGTAAAGGTGAAGGTGTATCTACTGAGGAAAACCCTAGTTATACCTACTATGAACCAGGAATGTATACGGTTACCTTAGAAGCTACAAATAGTAATGGAGTGACTAGCCGGGCGGTAAAAGAGTTTAGCGTTGAAGTGTATGAAACACCCCGAGCCTCATTCAATTTACGGCCTCAGGAAGCTTTTTTGAGTGAACCCATTTACTTCGTCAATTTGAGTGTAGATGCAAAAAACTACTATTGGGATTTTGGTGACGGAAACGTATCTACCGAATATGAGCCTTCTCATGTGTATCAGGCCACGGGTACTTATGATGTGACGCTGGTAGCTGAAAGTGAAAAAGGATGTACAGATACGCTTACCCTGGTAAGTGCAGTAATCATCAAAAATGGAGGAAAGGTAAATATCCCCAATGCTTTTACTCCTAACACTATGGGGCCCGGTGGATCAGATGCAGGATCAGCCAATAAAAATGATGTTTTTTTGCCGGTTTTTGAAGGCGTCACTGATTTCCATATGATGATTTATAATCGTTGGGGAGAACTTTTATTTGAAAGTGTAGACAAGACTTATGGTTGGGATGGCTACTACAAGGGCCGCTTATGCCCCAAAGATGTATATGTCTATAAATTGGCTTTAGAGTTCAGTAATGGTAAATCCAAAAGCATTGTAGGCGATTTAACCTTGGTGAGATAA
- a CDS encoding DUF350 domain-containing protein, with amino-acid sequence MITLDAALTALIYLAECFLLFLIGKFAYKLFQQKIKVGYELVEKDNFAFAVAHVGYFIGLLLAISSAVIGPSNGIWIDMLDIAIYGILAIILLNLSIIINDKIILRKFEVYKEVIEDQNVGTGVIEGANAIATGLIILGSVSGEGGSILTALVFWVVGQILLIITAYFYSWVTPFDVHDHIEKDNVAVGLGFAGALIAIGNLIRYGLMVDFVSWQESFTNVGIDVLIGLIFLPLARTLTDKILLPGRSLTDELINQDKPNIGAGLIEAFAYVGGSVLITLCL; translated from the coding sequence ATGATCACTCTTGATGCTGCGCTCACTGCATTAATATATCTGGCTGAATGTTTCCTGTTATTTCTGATCGGTAAGTTTGCGTACAAACTTTTCCAGCAAAAGATCAAAGTGGGATATGAACTGGTAGAGAAAGACAATTTTGCCTTCGCAGTAGCCCATGTGGGATATTTTATCGGACTGCTTCTGGCCATAAGCAGTGCAGTAATTGGCCCAAGCAATGGTATCTGGATAGATATGCTTGACATTGCTATTTATGGGATACTAGCGATTATTCTCCTTAACCTTTCTATCATTATCAATGATAAAATTATCCTTCGCAAATTTGAGGTGTATAAAGAGGTCATTGAAGATCAAAATGTAGGAACAGGAGTAATTGAAGGAGCCAATGCTATAGCTACCGGTCTTATTATCTTAGGCTCGGTATCAGGGGAGGGGGGAAGCATACTCACTGCCTTGGTATTTTGGGTAGTAGGTCAGATCCTTTTGATCATCACCGCTTATTTCTACAGTTGGGTGACACCTTTTGATGTACATGATCACATAGAAAAAGACAATGTAGCTGTTGGTTTAGGCTTTGCCGGTGCCCTTATCGCTATCGGTAATCTAATCCGTTACGGACTGATGGTTGACTTCGTTTCCTGGCAGGAATCTTTTACCAATGTAGGTATAGATGTGCTTATCGGTTTGATCTTTCTTCCTCTGGCCAGAACACTTACCGATAAAATATTGCTACCCGGACGCAGCCTGACAGATGAATTGATCAATCAGGACAAGCCAAATATAGGTGCAGGCCTGATAGAAGCTTTTGCTTATGTAGGGGGCTCAGTGTTGATTACTTTATGTCTGTAG
- a CDS encoding polyamine aminopropyltransferase — protein MSVASSGKTEHQLSQRLKSNVLKIALFATGLAGIVAEYVLSTLATYFLGDSVFQWTMIVSMMLFSMGLGSRLSKLFEQQLLQKFIYVEFTLSILSAFAALLAYTAAAYTVYTGFIIYGFSILIGLLIGLEIPLVIRLNDEFEELKVNVSSVMEKDYYGSLLGGIFFAFIGLPYLGLTYTPFILGITNFLVALLLLLVLWSVIEKKVKRSLGITAFVVACVLVSGLIFAEPIILYGEQQRYKDKIIYQEQSRYQRIVMTQWKEHYWLFINGNQQLSTLDEQMYHEPLVHPAMKMLPGVRDVLVLGGGDGCAVREILKYSEVKNITLVDLDPAMTKLGKNHPVLKTLNQGALHHEKVKVVNQDAFHFLENTHQFFDVIIIDLPDPNTVELGRLYSSEFYTLASRQMRPQGVLITQAGSPYFATKAFHCINKTMESAGFQTQAFHNQVLTMGEWGWVLGLKTNDTTGINLKARLQSLTFQDIETAWLNQEAMQLMTSFGKDFFLPENDSIEVNTVHHPVLYRYYLDGNWDIY, from the coding sequence ATGTCTGTAGCTTCCTCCGGAAAAACTGAGCATCAATTAAGTCAACGGCTTAAGTCCAATGTACTGAAGATTGCCCTATTTGCTACCGGACTGGCCGGAATTGTAGCAGAATATGTGCTTTCTACCTTGGCTACTTATTTTCTGGGAGATTCTGTCTTTCAATGGACGATGATCGTCTCCATGATGCTCTTTTCAATGGGTTTGGGCAGCCGGTTAAGCAAACTTTTTGAGCAGCAACTTCTTCAGAAATTTATTTACGTAGAATTCACTTTGTCTATTCTTTCAGCCTTTGCTGCATTGCTTGCCTACACAGCAGCAGCTTATACTGTGTATACCGGCTTCATTATTTATGGTTTTAGCATACTCATTGGTCTATTGATTGGCCTGGAGATTCCTTTGGTTATCAGGCTGAACGATGAGTTTGAAGAGCTGAAAGTGAATGTTTCTTCGGTGATGGAAAAAGATTATTACGGCAGTCTATTGGGTGGAATTTTCTTTGCCTTCATCGGCTTGCCATACCTGGGGCTTACTTATACACCCTTTATCCTTGGGATCACTAATTTTCTGGTAGCTTTGCTTTTGTTGCTTGTACTCTGGAGCGTCATTGAGAAAAAGGTAAAAAGAAGTCTTGGAATAACAGCTTTCGTAGTAGCGTGTGTACTTGTGAGCGGGTTAATTTTTGCTGAGCCTATCATTTTATACGGTGAGCAGCAACGCTATAAAGACAAGATCATCTACCAAGAGCAAAGCCGTTATCAGAGAATCGTCATGACCCAGTGGAAAGAGCACTACTGGCTATTTATCAATGGCAATCAACAATTGAGCACATTAGATGAGCAAATGTATCACGAGCCTCTGGTGCATCCTGCAATGAAAATGTTACCTGGCGTAAGAGATGTGCTGGTGTTGGGGGGAGGAGATGGCTGTGCAGTCAGAGAGATATTGAAATATTCAGAGGTCAAAAATATTACCCTTGTAGACTTGGACCCTGCCATGACAAAGCTGGGGAAAAATCATCCGGTTTTGAAGACCTTGAATCAGGGAGCATTGCATCATGAAAAAGTAAAGGTCGTTAACCAGGATGCTTTTCACTTTTTGGAAAATACGCATCAGTTTTTTGATGTAATCATCATTGACCTGCCTGATCCCAATACAGTAGAATTGGGCAGACTATATTCTTCAGAGTTTTATACGCTGGCCTCCCGTCAGATGCGCCCCCAGGGAGTGCTGATTACTCAGGCGGGTAGTCCTTATTTTGCCACCAAAGCTTTTCATTGCATCAACAAAACGATGGAAAGTGCTGGCTTTCAAACCCAAGCTTTCCATAACCAGGTCCTTACGATGGGAGAATGGGGATGGGTTTTGGGGTTGAAGACGAATGATACTACTGGCATCAATCTCAAGGCAAGACTTCAGTCGCTTACATTTCAGGATATAGAAACTGCCTGGCTTAATCAGGAAGCCATGCAATTGATGACTTCTTTTGGTAAAGATTTTTTTCTACCTGAAAATGACAGCATTGAAGTCAATACAGTCCATCATCCGGTACTATACAGATACTATCTGGATGGGAATTGGGATATTTATTAA
- a CDS encoding threonine aldolase family protein, producing MKNMIDLRSDTVTKPTAEMLEAMMQAEVGDDVFGEDPTVRALEEKTAQIFGMEAGIFCPSGTMTNQIAIKILTQPQQEVICDKRSHIYNYEGGGIAFNSLCSVRLVDGPRGILSKEEIEAAINSDDIHYPQTALVALENTVNKGGGAYYTIDQIIPIADLCKKHQLPLHLDGARVFNALTASSDDANDYGKYFNTISVCLSKGLGAPVGSVLLGSQELIKKAKRVRKVLGGGMRQAGYLAAAGIYALDHHVKRLTEDHQKASVLADHLKEMSLVHEVLPVETNIVIFSLHNISTTDFLAGLKEKDILAIPFGKHDIRMVTHLEFDDAKLEKVLNVLKKMDRKPV from the coding sequence ATGAAAAATATGATTGACTTAAGAAGTGATACCGTGACAAAACCTACTGCTGAGATGCTGGAGGCCATGATGCAGGCCGAAGTAGGAGATGATGTATTTGGTGAAGATCCAACAGTCAGGGCATTAGAAGAAAAGACAGCTCAGATTTTTGGAATGGAGGCCGGGATTTTCTGTCCTTCGGGCACCATGACCAACCAGATCGCCATTAAGATACTGACGCAACCCCAGCAAGAGGTAATCTGTGACAAGCGCTCTCACATCTATAATTATGAAGGAGGAGGAATCGCTTTTAATTCGCTTTGTTCTGTCAGGCTAGTGGATGGCCCAAGAGGCATACTGTCAAAGGAGGAGATTGAAGCTGCCATCAATTCTGATGATATTCATTACCCTCAAACCGCATTGGTGGCTTTGGAAAATACAGTAAACAAGGGAGGAGGCGCTTATTATACTATTGACCAAATCATACCTATTGCTGACTTATGTAAAAAACATCAACTGCCACTTCATCTGGATGGAGCGCGGGTATTTAATGCCTTGACTGCTTCCAGCGATGATGCAAATGACTACGGAAAGTACTTTAATACCATCTCTGTTTGTCTTTCCAAAGGGCTGGGTGCGCCTGTAGGCTCTGTGCTTTTAGGCAGCCAGGAATTGATCAAAAAAGCAAAAAGGGTAAGAAAAGTCTTAGGAGGAGGTATGCGGCAGGCAGGTTACTTGGCAGCGGCAGGTATTTATGCACTGGACCATCATGTAAAAAGATTAACTGAAGATCATCAAAAGGCAAGCGTATTAGCTGATCATCTTAAGGAAATGAGTCTTGTGCATGAAGTGCTTCCTGTAGAAACCAATATTGTCATATTCTCATTGCATAATATTAGTACTACTGATTTTTTAGCCGGGCTGAAAGAAAAAGATATACTGGCGATTCCCTTTGGTAAGCATGACATCAGAATGGTAACGCATCTTGAGTTTGATGATGCCAAGCTTGAAAAAGTATTGAATGTTCTAAAAAAAATGGACCGAAAGCCAGTCTAA
- a CDS encoding PorP/SprF family type IX secretion system membrane protein: MKKDLLNKIICLLLLSISFWQESHAQDPQFTQYYAAPLYLNPAFAGTTGQHRASVNYRNHWSSMPRAFVTYAFAYDYNLPASSSNVGIIFSTDRAGTANLRSTNVGAIYSYTIPLNDKLRVVPAFQVGYTSQSMDFSKLIFGDQLAFGNPDAPSTDPDVRNLDNNNHFDFGSGLIIYSNKFWTGFALHHINQPNQSALEGESRLPMRITFHGGMKIPLKLGPMKSGIESSINPSFNFRKQGRFDQLDLGFNYYYRMLMLGLWYKGIPLQQDMPRTINHDALAVSFGLSFSNMNFGYSYDMTVSKLGPASSGGSHEISLVMELQASKRPGKVSRKDKYNPCPAFMPNYLWKP, translated from the coding sequence ATGAAGAAAGATTTACTGAATAAAATCATTTGTTTACTGCTGCTGTCTATTTCATTCTGGCAGGAGTCACATGCCCAGGACCCACAGTTCACACAATATTATGCTGCTCCACTGTATCTTAATCCTGCCTTCGCTGGTACTACTGGTCAGCATCGTGCTAGTGTCAATTACCGCAACCACTGGTCAAGTATGCCTCGTGCTTTTGTAACGTATGCTTTTGCCTATGATTATAATCTCCCTGCCAGCAGTAGTAACGTAGGAATCATTTTCTCTACTGACAGAGCCGGAACTGCAAACCTTAGGTCTACCAATGTTGGTGCTATTTACTCATATACAATCCCACTTAACGATAAACTAAGAGTCGTTCCTGCATTTCAGGTAGGTTATACTTCTCAAAGTATGGATTTCTCCAAACTAATCTTTGGAGATCAGTTGGCATTTGGAAATCCTGATGCACCAAGCACTGATCCGGACGTTCGTAATCTGGACAACAATAATCATTTTGACTTTGGAAGTGGTTTAATCATATACAGTAACAAATTTTGGACAGGATTTGCCTTACATCATATCAACCAGCCTAACCAATCAGCTCTGGAAGGTGAAAGTAGACTACCTATGAGAATCACATTTCATGGGGGAATGAAAATTCCTTTGAAACTTGGTCCCATGAAAAGTGGCATTGAATCAAGCATCAACCCTTCCTTTAACTTTCGTAAGCAGGGCAGATTTGACCAGCTAGATCTGGGATTCAATTATTATTATCGTATGCTTATGCTTGGGCTTTGGTATAAAGGGATACCGCTTCAACAGGACATGCCACGGACAATCAACCATGATGCACTTGCCGTATCTTTTGGTCTCTCGTTTAGTAATATGAATTTTGGGTACAGCTATGATATGACGGTTTCTAAACTAGGTCCTGCATCTTCAGGGGGTTCACATGAAATTTCACTAGTCATGGAACTTCAAGCTTCTAAACGCCCTGGTAAAGTAAGTCGCAAAGATAAATATAACCCATGCCCTGCATTTATGCCCAACTACTTGTGGAAGCCATAA
- a CDS encoding cupin-like domain-containing protein, translating into MAIDFNHPIDVIEDINLHEFEQNYLLPQKPVILRGLLKGTKAYEEWDFNYFKKVAGDKTIGVFENRESDLDKTMKVPHRKMKFGEYLDLIATTPTDLRMHLWNIFKDCPELMGDFEFPDINTKFLKGFPYMFFGGKGSVARMHQDIDMSNVFLTQFQGKRRVVLFSPDYSKLLYRYPLNVHTGVNVVKPDYERFPGLQYVKGFECEISHGDTLFMPGEYWHYIEYTEGGFGMSLRSLNPHLSKRFKGLMNISVRQAADWTMRKALGDKWFKTKQQIADQRANAVIRKIEKNSDKQLVH; encoded by the coding sequence ATGGCGATAGACTTTAACCACCCCATTGATGTTATTGAAGATATTAATTTGCATGAGTTTGAGCAAAACTACCTTTTGCCTCAAAAACCTGTAATTTTAAGAGGCTTACTGAAAGGTACGAAAGCTTACGAGGAGTGGGATTTTAATTACTTCAAAAAAGTGGCCGGTGATAAAACGATCGGCGTATTTGAAAACCGGGAATCTGACCTGGACAAAACAATGAAGGTGCCACATCGTAAGATGAAGTTCGGAGAATATCTGGATCTCATTGCTACAACTCCTACCGATCTTAGGATGCACCTGTGGAATATTTTTAAAGATTGTCCCGAACTGATGGGTGACTTTGAGTTTCCTGATATCAACACTAAATTTTTGAAAGGCTTTCCTTATATGTTTTTTGGAGGAAAAGGTTCTGTAGCCCGTATGCATCAGGACATTGACATGTCCAATGTGTTTTTGACTCAATTTCAGGGAAAACGCCGTGTTGTTCTTTTCTCTCCTGATTATTCTAAATTGCTTTATCGCTATCCTTTGAATGTGCATACCGGTGTAAATGTAGTGAAGCCAGACTATGAAAGATTTCCTGGTCTACAGTACGTAAAAGGTTTTGAATGCGAAATAAGCCACGGTGATACTTTGTTTATGCCCGGAGAATACTGGCATTATATAGAATATACTGAGGGAGGATTCGGAATGAGCTTGCGTTCTTTGAATCCCCACTTATCTAAAAGATTCAAAGGGCTAATGAACATTAGTGTGCGCCAGGCAGCAGACTGGACCATGAGAAAAGCATTGGGAGATAAGTGGTTTAAGACTAAGCAGCAAATTGCTGATCAGAGAGCTAACGCCGTTATACGCAAAATTGAAAAGAATAGTGATAAGCAATTGGTACATTGA
- a CDS encoding RNA polymerase sigma factor, with the protein MDKLVTGCIKQERKAQHALYERLAPVMHTVCLRYVKDTAEAEDVLLKGFMKVFQNIKKFRQEGSIEGWIRRIIVNEALMYIRRNKTMYLEVDIEEANEAKSVRVDHLVEQDLMRLVQSLPLGYSTVFNLYVIEGYSHQEIADMLSISEGTSKSQLSRAKQLLRNLILKQEQSTNDKNQLG; encoded by the coding sequence TTGGACAAGCTAGTTACTGGTTGTATCAAACAAGAGCGAAAAGCACAACACGCTTTGTATGAGCGCTTAGCACCGGTCATGCATACTGTCTGCCTGCGCTATGTGAAAGATACTGCCGAGGCAGAAGATGTATTGCTCAAAGGTTTTATGAAAGTGTTTCAGAATATAAAAAAATTCAGACAGGAGGGAAGCATTGAAGGCTGGATCAGACGCATTATCGTCAATGAAGCTTTGATGTATATTCGTCGCAACAAAACGATGTACCTGGAAGTAGACATTGAAGAGGCCAATGAAGCAAAAAGTGTAAGGGTAGATCATCTGGTAGAACAGGACCTGATGCGACTGGTACAATCTCTGCCACTTGGATACAGTACGGTGTTCAACCTCTATGTGATAGAAGGATATTCACATCAGGAAATCGCTGATATGTTGAGTATCAGTGAGGGGACCAGCAAATCACAACTAAGCCGTGCCAAACAACTTCTGAGAAATCTGATACTAAAACAAGAGCAGTCAACAAATGACAAAAATCAATTAGGATAG